The proteins below come from a single Oryzomicrobium terrae genomic window:
- a CDS encoding DNA-3-methyladenine glycosylase family protein, whose translation MVPDYWPAATRALAADDAVMAELVRRYAGFTLVSRGDAFTTLARAIVGQQISVKAADAVWARFAARLEREGEMRSGRTGPTPERLLAIGAPGLAGCGLSARKTDYLLDLARHFAEGLLHPGRWLTMDDDAVIAELTAVRGIGRWTAEMFLIFNLLRPDVYPLQDLGLVKAIRLHYFAGEDVPLPALAAFGERWRPWRTVATWYLWRSLDPVPVTY comes from the coding sequence ATGGTTCCAGACTATTGGCCCGCCGCGACCCGGGCCCTTGCTGCCGACGATGCGGTCATGGCCGAGCTGGTGCGCCGCTACGCGGGCTTTACCCTGGTGTCCCGGGGCGATGCCTTTACCACCCTGGCCCGGGCCATCGTCGGCCAGCAGATCTCAGTCAAGGCCGCCGATGCGGTGTGGGCCCGCTTTGCCGCCCGGCTGGAGCGCGAGGGCGAGATGCGCTCCGGTCGGACGGGACCGACCCCCGAGCGGCTGCTGGCCATCGGGGCGCCGGGGCTGGCCGGCTGCGGACTGTCGGCACGCAAGACCGACTACCTGCTCGACCTGGCCCGGCATTTTGCCGAGGGGCTGCTCCACCCCGGGCGTTGGCTGACGATGGACGACGACGCGGTGATCGCCGAACTGACCGCGGTGCGCGGCATCGGCCGGTGGACGGCGGAGATGTTCCTCATCTTCAACCTGCTGCGCCCGGACGTATATCCGCTCCAGGACCTGGGCCTGGTCAAAGCCATCCGCCTGCACTACTTCGCCGGCGAGGACGTGCCCCTGCCGGCCCTGGCGGCCTTCGGCGAACGCTGGCGCCCCTGGCGCACGGTGGCCACCTGGTACCTGTGGCGCAGCCTCGATCCGGTGCCGGTGACCTATTGA
- a CDS encoding glycine zipper 2TM domain-containing protein — translation MNASTTIPTSPTGASPQDAASPSLAAKPRLHPLLTAAAVSVTVFSLMGVAAMTGLLPHAQSTTPSVQSAAAEGAAKALVPEEGARNGAEVNRSAEPLAPPAEPRPAAAPRSHRQAPLQVRSGAASNPAANASEAGQMAAAPICASCGVVESVRAVEVEGSGSGLGAVAGGVTGGLVGNQMGNGNGRTAMTLLGAVGGAFAGNAIEKNVRKETTYRITVRMDDGSYRTVSQSHVPAVAVGDKVKVVNGTVTART, via the coding sequence ATGAACGCTTCGACGACGATTCCGACCTCCCCGACCGGTGCTTCGCCCCAGGATGCCGCTTCCCCCAGCCTGGCCGCCAAGCCCCGCTTGCATCCGCTGCTGACCGCCGCTGCCGTTTCGGTCACGGTCTTCAGCCTGATGGGGGTGGCGGCCATGACGGGCTTGCTGCCTCATGCCCAATCCACCACCCCGTCGGTGCAAAGCGCCGCCGCCGAGGGGGCGGCCAAGGCCTTGGTGCCGGAGGAGGGCGCCCGCAACGGGGCCGAGGTGAATCGCAGCGCAGAGCCTCTGGCGCCGCCGGCAGAGCCCCGTCCGGCCGCCGCGCCGCGCAGCCACCGGCAGGCGCCCTTGCAGGTTCGCTCCGGCGCTGCTAGTAACCCGGCCGCTAACGCCAGCGAAGCAGGTCAGATGGCCGCCGCTCCGATCTGTGCCAGTTGCGGCGTGGTGGAATCGGTGCGGGCCGTTGAGGTGGAAGGCAGTGGCAGCGGCCTGGGGGCCGTGGCCGGCGGGGTGACCGGCGGCCTGGTGGGTAACCAGATGGGTAATGGCAACGGCCGTACCGCCATGACCCTGCTTGGCGCCGTTGGCGGTGCCTTCGCCGGCAACGCCATCGAGAAGAATGTGCGCAAGGAAACCACCTACCGCATCACAGTGCGCATGGACGATGGTTCCTACCGCACGGTGTCCCAATCCCACGTCCCGGCCGTGGCCGTGGGCGACAAGGTAAAGGTGGTGAACGGCACCGTTACCGCCCGGACCTGA
- a CDS encoding EAL and HDOD domain-containing protein gives MTNRYAFLRPLLAADQSWAAIDLVLAPPAASAAKSDQPPPEAFPTSFFPSDFIAAFGPGKAARWPVLARTVQPEAIDGDPVPPPKGYGLGAPLTPFFIPLRPEQADGQRTAALTQAGLGSALWHSDALSFQALVDGQFAGITADVVDAHLAREAISPHLLLHFREEGRPLVGLQVTNRNLFDWCAARGFTLLSAEFISRSETDPNAPTDPTKLKLLRLLSLVVQDAPTQDLEEVFRGEPKLLYNLLRLVNSVSVGSPSKVSSLSQALMLLGRRQLQRWLQLLIYANQFSQAHQQPNPLLKQAAYRGSLLEGLLHDAIAERGAEECPDCAYMVGVFSLLPTLLHLPMADILVNLPLPDEVGRGLLEGDGTLGWGLALIAAAEQGRFDEASAALGKAGVAPETWLRIQQQAFGWTSQLAVDN, from the coding sequence GTGACTAACCGCTACGCCTTCCTGCGCCCTCTGCTGGCCGCCGATCAGTCCTGGGCCGCCATCGACCTGGTCCTGGCACCGCCGGCAGCTTCGGCAGCCAAGTCCGATCAACCGCCTCCCGAGGCGTTTCCCACCAGTTTTTTCCCCAGCGATTTCATCGCCGCCTTTGGCCCCGGCAAAGCCGCCCGCTGGCCGGTGTTGGCGCGCACGGTCCAGCCCGAAGCGATCGATGGCGACCCGGTCCCCCCGCCCAAAGGCTACGGCCTGGGTGCTCCCCTGACTCCGTTCTTCATTCCCCTGCGTCCAGAGCAGGCCGATGGACAGCGCACCGCTGCCTTGACCCAGGCCGGACTGGGCAGTGCGCTGTGGCATTCCGACGCCTTGTCGTTTCAAGCCCTGGTGGACGGCCAATTCGCCGGCATCACTGCGGACGTAGTGGATGCCCACCTGGCCCGGGAAGCGATCTCGCCCCATCTGCTGCTGCATTTTCGCGAGGAAGGACGCCCCCTGGTCGGTCTCCAGGTCACCAACCGCAACCTGTTCGACTGGTGTGCAGCCCGGGGCTTTACCCTGCTGAGCGCCGAATTCATCAGCCGCAGCGAAACCGACCCCAACGCCCCCACCGACCCGACCAAGCTCAAGCTGCTCCGCCTGCTCTCCCTGGTGGTGCAGGACGCCCCGACCCAGGATCTGGAAGAAGTCTTCCGCGGCGAGCCCAAACTGCTCTACAACCTGCTGCGCTTGGTCAATTCGGTCTCGGTGGGCAGCCCGTCCAAGGTCAGCAGCCTGTCCCAGGCGCTGATGCTGCTCGGCCGCCGCCAGCTGCAACGCTGGCTGCAACTGCTCATCTACGCCAACCAGTTCAGCCAGGCCCATCAGCAGCCCAACCCATTGCTCAAGCAGGCCGCCTACCGGGGCAGCCTGCTCGAAGGCCTGCTCCACGACGCCATCGCCGAGCGGGGTGCCGAGGAATGCCCGGACTGCGCCTACATGGTCGGGGTGTTCTCCCTGCTGCCCACCCTGTTGCATCTGCCCATGGCCGACATCCTGGTCAATTTGCCGCTGCCCGATGAAGTCGGGCGCGGCCTGCTCGAGGGCGACGGCACCCTGGGTTGGGGCCTCGCCCTGATCGCCGCCGCCGAACAGGGGCGCTTCGACGAGGCCAGCGCGGCCCTCGGCAAGGCAGGAGTCGCCCCCGAAACCTGGCTGCGCATTCAGCAGCAAGCCTTTGGCTGGACCAGCCAGTTGGCGGTGGACAACTAA
- a CDS encoding sigma 54-interacting transcriptional regulator has product MAAPIPDILVVDDEPDLLRLIGLRLTAAGYAVQAADSGEAALAMFDAYQEARPRLVITDLKMGGMDGLALFDALQKRAPGLPVIVLTAHGTIPDAVEAVQRGVFGFIPKPFEGSTLLAEVQRALALAALPGGNGNKSGWRDEIIAVGPAMRTVLERAELVAATDAPVLVLGASGSGKEVLAQAIHRASPRAARPFVAINCAAIPEHLLESELFGHRKGAFTGAAYDHKGLFQQAEGGTVFLDEIGDMPLILQAKLLRVLQEREVRPVGASASLPVDVRVVSATHRNLDQAIAEGRFREDLYYRLNVVSLVLPPLSERREDIPALARHFLQQAAARYGRPISGFAPEALELLVAAPWPGNVRQLQNAVAQAVALTPSGVVPAERVREALREESVALTPLDEAKLAFERDYLVRLLKLTAGNVTQAARLAERNRTEFYRLLERHSLDPKRFKDVG; this is encoded by the coding sequence ATGGCCGCCCCGATTCCCGACATCCTGGTGGTGGATGACGAACCCGATCTGCTGCGCCTGATCGGCCTGCGCCTGACTGCCGCCGGGTATGCGGTGCAGGCCGCCGATAGCGGCGAGGCCGCCCTGGCCATGTTCGACGCCTACCAGGAGGCGCGCCCGCGGCTGGTGATCACCGACCTGAAAATGGGCGGTATGGACGGTCTAGCTCTGTTCGACGCCTTGCAAAAGCGGGCGCCGGGCCTGCCGGTGATCGTGCTCACCGCCCACGGCACCATTCCCGACGCGGTGGAGGCGGTGCAGCGCGGCGTGTTCGGCTTCATTCCCAAGCCTTTCGAGGGTTCGACCCTGCTCGCCGAAGTGCAACGGGCCCTGGCCCTGGCCGCCCTGCCGGGGGGCAACGGCAACAAGAGCGGCTGGCGCGACGAGATCATCGCCGTCGGCCCGGCCATGCGCACCGTACTGGAACGGGCCGAACTGGTAGCCGCCACCGACGCCCCGGTACTGGTGCTGGGGGCCAGCGGCAGCGGTAAGGAGGTGCTGGCCCAGGCCATCCACCGCGCCAGCCCCCGGGCGGCCCGGCCCTTCGTCGCCATCAACTGCGCGGCGATCCCCGAACACCTACTCGAATCCGAGTTGTTCGGCCACCGCAAGGGCGCCTTCACCGGCGCCGCCTACGACCACAAGGGCCTGTTCCAGCAGGCCGAGGGCGGCACCGTCTTTCTCGACGAGATCGGCGACATGCCTCTCATCCTCCAGGCCAAGCTGCTGCGCGTGCTGCAGGAGCGGGAGGTGCGCCCGGTGGGGGCGTCGGCATCCCTGCCGGTGGACGTGCGGGTGGTTTCCGCCACCCACCGCAACCTGGACCAGGCCATTGCCGAGGGGCGCTTCCGCGAGGATCTCTACTACCGGCTCAACGTGGTGTCCCTGGTGTTGCCGCCCCTCTCCGAGCGGCGCGAGGACATCCCGGCCTTGGCGCGCCACTTCCTGCAGCAGGCGGCGGCGCGCTACGGCCGCCCGATCAGTGGTTTTGCCCCGGAGGCTCTGGAGCTGCTGGTAGCCGCCCCCTGGCCGGGCAACGTGCGCCAGTTGCAGAACGCGGTGGCCCAGGCCGTGGCCCTGACCCCCTCCGGCGTCGTGCCGGCGGAGCGGGTGCGCGAGGCCCTGCGCGAGGAGTCCGTGGCCCTGACGCCGCTGGACGAGGCCAAGCTGGCCTTCGAGCGGGATTACCTGGTGCGCTTGCTCAAGCTCACCGCCGGCAACGTCACTCAAGCCGCCCGCCTGGCCGAGCGCAACCGCACCGAGTTCTACCGCCTGCTTGAACGGCACAGCCTCGATCCAAAGCGTTTCAAGGACGTCGGCTAA
- a CDS encoding sensor histidine kinase: MSAPPSSPRSRRLAPSFRSLLTVAFLLAALPLVGALVESVISLERLSREARQAVTQAAAGARASRQLADQALTLERIARQVQILDDASLLADYRTVRQRFKATSSELALLPLSEAQLATLNQAVETEQTLFARLSDAAEEGVKAASLVEGYRRLSDSATQLLAASNEINDREVARLGTLATDTERQLWWRLTAMIGLSLTGAALASWLVARPLKALGQAVRRLGEGDFTRPVAVSGPADFEELGRRLEWTRQRLEELESQKQRLLRHVSHELKTPLTALREGAALLKEGALGPLNPAQGEVVGILDDQSRQLQALIERFLDYQRALQDLGRVELAPLDLADPVHTAVESHRLAAQARGVAFVLDEAAAPLRVRGDADKLATVVDNLLSNAVKYSPAGGRVLVRLTARDGAAVLEVCDQGPGIAAEARDQVFQWFYRGAPGHSALAGSGLGLAIARELAEAQGGRLVLGEPRLPDYPGAAFSLTLPRLTE; encoded by the coding sequence TTGAGCGCTCCGCCTTCCTCCCCCCGCTCCCGCCGCCTCGCCCCATCCTTCCGCAGCCTGCTGACGGTGGCCTTCCTGCTCGCCGCCTTGCCCCTGGTCGGTGCCCTGGTGGAGAGCGTGATCAGCCTCGAACGGCTCTCCCGTGAAGCGCGCCAGGCCGTGACCCAGGCTGCCGCCGGCGCCCGGGCCAGCCGCCAATTGGCGGACCAGGCCCTCACCCTGGAGCGCATCGCCCGCCAGGTGCAGATCCTCGACGACGCCTCCCTGCTGGCCGATTACCGCACGGTGCGCCAGCGCTTCAAGGCCACCTCCAGCGAACTGGCCCTGCTGCCCTTGTCCGAGGCCCAGCTGGCCACCCTCAACCAGGCGGTGGAAACTGAGCAAACCCTGTTCGCCCGCCTGAGCGATGCCGCCGAGGAAGGGGTCAAGGCCGCCAGTCTGGTGGAGGGCTACCGGCGCCTGTCGGACAGCGCCACCCAGCTGCTGGCGGCGAGCAACGAGATCAACGACCGGGAAGTGGCCCGCCTGGGCACCCTGGCCACCGACACCGAACGCCAGCTGTGGTGGCGCCTCACCGCCATGATCGGCCTGTCCCTCACCGGCGCGGCGCTGGCGTCCTGGCTGGTGGCCCGCCCCCTGAAAGCCCTGGGCCAGGCCGTGCGCCGCCTGGGGGAGGGGGACTTCACTCGACCGGTGGCGGTGAGCGGGCCCGCCGACTTCGAAGAATTGGGACGCCGCCTGGAATGGACCCGGCAGCGCCTGGAAGAGTTGGAGAGCCAGAAGCAGCGCCTGCTGCGCCATGTCTCCCACGAACTGAAAACGCCCCTCACCGCCCTGCGCGAAGGCGCCGCCCTGCTCAAGGAGGGCGCCCTGGGGCCGCTCAACCCGGCCCAGGGCGAGGTGGTCGGCATCCTCGACGACCAGTCCCGTCAACTCCAGGCCCTGATCGAGCGTTTCCTCGACTACCAGCGGGCCCTCCAGGATCTGGGCCGGGTCGAACTGGCCCCCCTGGACCTGGCCGATCCGGTGCATACGGCGGTGGAAAGCCATCGCCTCGCCGCCCAGGCCCGGGGGGTAGCGTTCGTGCTGGACGAGGCCGCTGCGCCCCTGCGGGTGCGTGGCGACGCCGACAAGCTGGCGACGGTGGTGGACAACCTGCTCTCCAATGCCGTCAAGTATTCCCCGGCCGGCGGCCGGGTGCTGGTGCGCCTGACCGCCCGGGACGGCGCTGCCGTGCTGGAGGTGTGCGACCAGGGGCCGGGGATCGCCGCCGAGGCCCGGGACCAGGTGTTCCAATGGTTCTACCGCGGCGCCCCGGGTCATTCCGCCCTGGCCGGTTCCGGCCTGGGCCTGGCCATCGCCCGGGAACTGGCCGAAGCCCAGGGCGGCCGCCTGGTGCTGGGCGAACCGCGCCTGCCCGACTACCCTGGTGCGGCATTCAGCCTCACCTTGCCGCGCCTGACCGAGTGA
- a CDS encoding putative bifunctional diguanylate cyclase/phosphodiesterase has protein sequence MAPEFDPIPSPTAMSSARISDLDLAARLAATLVGSTGPVPEELIQALCCSALESPEGCFVSCLGDGVAAATPSPLTLVGPETCFAAYRDALPLPWRQLFLQALETGLPVVAASDPATGASTRMGVTLRYGQVPLGMVGVAGRSGGYGRAEQQRFAEIAGLLAHGLHVRQQLQERQAALARTEAKLAQQGAILDQIHDSVLTMDLSGFITGWNKGAERLFGYAASEAIGRHILFLYADEREEDRMFNAFLEGNQREFEVRGRHKNGAEFWASITLSLARDAQERPHSIIGYLIDITDQLAAQEKLRLHAHIFEQSSEGVVVVDHRGHVVSVNRAFSDITGFAEDEVLGQPPRILESVRRDPGATTEVEFALATSGAWQGELWDERKSGERYPAWVSLAAVRNTAGEETHRFFVFSDLTERKAQEQQIYRLAYYDSLTGLPNRSLLFSLLAQALVESQRRQSHGALLFIDLNRFKTVNDSYGHAAADYLLRDVAERLTKAVRAEDVVSRLGGDEFVIALLDIAHRDDAARVAYKVLDALHHPFQAGDGSHEEVRISAAIGIALFPDDGRDAETLLRHADVAMYRAKQSTADGFLFYSQEMNRRSRERLKLEGALRRALEQGELSLHFQPQLCLTSHRVVGAEALLRWRHPEMGPIPPAEFIPLAEETGLIIPIGQWVINAACAQARAWQDQGLPLVRLAVNLSSRQFQPGLPQQISDTLARHRLTGDVLELEITESMLMHNSERVVAMMEEFQQAGLSLSLDDFGTGYSSLAYLKRFPIDNLKIDQSFVRGLPEDANDSAIARAIIGMAKALKLCVIAEGVETEAQLRFLAEAGCDEIQGYHFSPPLPADEFAALLARVNGAAGIASATPATTH, from the coding sequence GTGGCCCCCGAATTCGACCCGATCCCCTCCCCCACCGCCATGTCTTCCGCCCGGATCAGCGACCTGGACCTCGCCGCCCGCCTGGCCGCGACCCTGGTCGGCAGCACCGGCCCGGTACCCGAGGAGCTGATCCAGGCGCTGTGCTGCAGCGCCCTGGAAAGCCCCGAGGGCTGCTTCGTCAGCTGCCTGGGTGACGGAGTGGCGGCCGCGACGCCCTCGCCCCTGACCCTGGTCGGGCCGGAAACCTGCTTCGCCGCTTACCGGGACGCCCTGCCGCTTCCCTGGCGGCAACTGTTCCTCCAGGCCTTGGAAACCGGCCTGCCGGTAGTTGCCGCCAGCGATCCGGCCACAGGCGCTAGCACTCGCATGGGCGTCACCCTGCGCTACGGCCAGGTGCCCCTGGGTATGGTCGGCGTCGCCGGGCGCAGCGGCGGCTATGGCCGGGCCGAACAGCAACGCTTTGCCGAAATCGCCGGCCTGCTCGCCCACGGCCTGCACGTGCGCCAGCAACTGCAGGAGCGCCAAGCCGCCCTGGCCCGTACCGAAGCCAAGCTTGCCCAGCAGGGGGCGATCCTCGACCAGATTCACGACTCGGTCCTGACCATGGACCTGTCCGGCTTCATCACTGGCTGGAACAAGGGCGCCGAACGCCTGTTCGGCTATGCCGCCAGCGAGGCCATCGGCCGCCATATCCTGTTCCTCTACGCCGACGAGCGGGAGGAAGACAGGATGTTCAACGCCTTCCTCGAAGGCAACCAGCGCGAATTCGAGGTACGCGGCCGGCACAAGAACGGAGCGGAATTCTGGGCCAGCATCACCCTTTCCCTGGCCCGGGATGCCCAGGAACGCCCCCATTCGATCATCGGCTACCTGATCGACATCACCGACCAACTGGCCGCCCAGGAAAAGCTGCGGCTGCATGCCCACATCTTCGAGCAGAGCAGCGAGGGGGTCGTGGTGGTGGATCACCGGGGCCACGTGGTTTCGGTCAACCGGGCCTTCAGCGACATCACCGGCTTTGCCGAGGACGAGGTACTGGGCCAGCCGCCGCGCATCCTGGAGTCGGTACGCCGCGACCCGGGCGCCACCACCGAGGTGGAATTCGCCCTGGCCACCAGCGGTGCCTGGCAGGGCGAGTTGTGGGACGAGCGCAAGAGCGGCGAGCGCTACCCGGCCTGGGTATCCCTGGCCGCGGTACGCAACACCGCCGGCGAGGAAACCCACCGTTTCTTCGTCTTTTCCGACCTGACCGAGCGCAAGGCCCAGGAGCAGCAGATCTACCGGCTGGCCTATTACGACAGCCTCACCGGCCTGCCCAACCGCTCCCTGCTCTTTTCCCTGCTCGCCCAGGCCCTGGTCGAGTCCCAGCGGCGCCAGTCCCACGGCGCCCTGCTGTTCATCGACCTGAACCGCTTCAAGACGGTGAACGACTCCTACGGCCATGCCGCCGCCGACTACCTGCTGCGCGACGTGGCCGAGCGCCTCACCAAGGCGGTGCGCGCCGAGGACGTGGTGTCCCGGCTGGGCGGCGACGAATTCGTCATCGCCCTGCTCGACATCGCCCATCGCGACGATGCCGCCCGGGTCGCCTACAAGGTGCTCGATGCCCTGCACCACCCTTTCCAGGCCGGTGACGGCAGCCACGAGGAAGTGCGCATCTCGGCGGCCATCGGCATAGCCCTCTTCCCCGACGACGGGCGCGACGCCGAAACCCTGCTGCGCCACGCCGACGTGGCCATGTACCGGGCCAAGCAATCCACCGCCGACGGCTTCCTGTTCTATTCCCAGGAAATGAACCGTCGCTCCCGGGAACGTCTCAAGCTCGAAGGCGCCCTGCGCCGGGCCCTGGAGCAGGGCGAGCTGAGCCTGCACTTTCAGCCCCAGTTGTGCCTGACCAGCCACCGGGTCGTCGGTGCCGAAGCGCTGCTGCGCTGGCGCCACCCGGAAATGGGACCGATCCCGCCGGCCGAGTTCATTCCCCTGGCCGAAGAAACAGGCCTGATCATCCCTATCGGCCAGTGGGTCATCAATGCCGCCTGCGCCCAGGCCCGCGCCTGGCAGGATCAGGGCCTGCCCCTGGTGCGCCTGGCGGTTAACCTCTCATCCCGCCAGTTCCAGCCCGGCCTGCCACAGCAGATCAGCGACACCCTGGCGCGCCACCGCCTCACCGGCGACGTGCTCGAACTGGAAATCACCGAGTCGATGCTGATGCACAACTCGGAACGGGTGGTGGCGATGATGGAAGAATTCCAGCAGGCCGGCCTGTCCCTGTCCCTGGACGACTTCGGCACCGGCTATTCGAGCCTGGCGTACCTGAAGCGCTTTCCCATCGACAACCTCAAGATCGACCAATCCTTCGTCCGCGGCCTGCCCGAGGACGCCAACGACTCGGCCATCGCCCGGGCCATCATCGGCATGGCCAAGGCCCTCAAGCTGTGCGTCATCGCCGAAGGGGTGGAGACCGAGGCCCAACTGCGCTTCCTCGCCGAAGCCGGCTGCGACGAGATCCAGGGCTACCACTTCTCGCCACCGCTCCCAGCCGACGAGTTCGCCGCCCTGCTGGCCCGGGTCAATGGCGCCGCCGGCATCGCCTCGGCCACCCCGGCAACCACCCACTAA
- a CDS encoding MBL fold metallo-hydrolase — protein MKFEIVPVTPFAQNCTVLWCEETRRAAVVDPGGDVERIAAALERHGLTLERILLTHGHLDHVGGTVEMRERYGVPVEGPQEEDRFWLDGLPRQAQMFGFPHTDAFLPDRWLNDGDTVTVGNATLAVIHTPGHTPGHVVFFHEPSRLALVGDVLFAGSIGRTDFPKGDYQTLIASIKQRLFPLGDDVAFIPGHGPMSTFGDERIDNPFVSGRAG, from the coding sequence ATGAAGTTCGAGATCGTCCCGGTCACCCCCTTCGCCCAGAACTGCACCGTGCTGTGGTGCGAGGAAACCCGCCGCGCCGCGGTGGTGGACCCGGGGGGCGATGTGGAGCGCATCGCCGCCGCCCTGGAGCGCCACGGCCTGACCCTGGAGCGCATCCTGCTCACCCACGGCCACCTGGACCATGTGGGCGGCACGGTGGAAATGCGCGAGCGCTACGGCGTGCCGGTGGAAGGCCCCCAGGAGGAGGATCGCTTCTGGCTCGACGGCCTGCCGCGCCAGGCCCAGATGTTCGGCTTTCCCCACACCGACGCCTTCCTGCCGGACCGCTGGCTCAACGACGGCGACACGGTGACCGTGGGCAACGCGACCCTGGCGGTGATCCACACCCCGGGCCACACCCCGGGCCACGTGGTGTTCTTCCATGAGCCGTCGCGGCTGGCCCTGGTGGGGGACGTGCTGTTCGCCGGCTCCATCGGCCGCACCGATTTTCCCAAGGGCGACTACCAGACCCTGATCGCCTCGATCAAACAGCGCCTCTTCCCCCTGGGCGACGACGTGGCTTTCATCCCCGGCCACGGCCCCATGTCCACCTTCGGCGACGAGCGGATCGACAACCCTTTCGTCAGCGGCCGGGCCGGCTGA
- a CDS encoding GIY-YIG nuclease family protein: MGARAAPISPQGEPGAATVAADTAPAPGPTTYRLHIRVAALLTVTVGRLGTFAFPAGDYVYTGSARRNLEARVARHCRRATAERPKPLRWHIDYLLARPEAAVVRVERLCADECAANQAMGGTVPAPGFGASDCAAGCISHLRYLGPGEASPAGR; this comes from the coding sequence ATGGGAGCACGGGCGGCCCCTATCTCTCCCCAGGGTGAGCCTGGTGCTGCCACAGTGGCCGCCGATACGGCACCGGCGCCTGGGCCAACCACCTACCGCCTGCACATCCGCGTCGCGGCGCTGCTCACCGTGACGGTGGGGCGGCTGGGGACGTTTGCCTTTCCGGCCGGGGACTACGTCTACACCGGTTCGGCCCGGCGCAATCTGGAGGCGCGGGTGGCCCGCCATTGCCGCCGGGCCACGGCGGAGCGGCCCAAGCCCCTGCGCTGGCATATCGACTATCTGCTGGCCAGGCCGGAAGCGGCGGTGGTTCGGGTGGAGCGGCTATGCGCCGATGAATGTGCTGCCAATCAGGCGATGGGCGGCACCGTGCCGGCGCCGGGGTTCGGCGCCAGCGACTGCGCCGCCGGCTGTATCAGCCATCTACGCTACCTGGGACCGGGGGAGGCCAGCCCGGCTGGGCGTTAG
- a CDS encoding sulfite exporter TauE/SafE family protein — MLDDPLLLAFTLVLVGLAAWVHGFIGIGFPLISTPTLAAVTDLKTAVVLTVIPNIALNILSILRGGNLGASLLPHWRLPVYVLLGSLVGTHFLIGVPGAPLKVLLALMMLVSVAMNRIKGFDWGFIRRAPRTWEAVAGLTGGLLAGTVNISVPPLAIYFMALGLSPIATIQIFNLCFIVGKLTQAGSLAAAGEIHWADMPGNLALTVLAVLALLVGMRLQARTSPAQYRQWLNVSLAVMAVLLLGQVAWQTFSH, encoded by the coding sequence GTGCTCGACGATCCCCTGCTGCTCGCCTTCACCCTTGTCCTGGTCGGCCTGGCCGCCTGGGTCCACGGCTTCATCGGCATCGGCTTCCCCCTCATCTCGACGCCGACCCTGGCGGCGGTCACCGACCTGAAGACGGCGGTGGTGCTCACTGTCATCCCCAACATCGCCCTCAACATCCTGTCGATCCTGCGCGGCGGCAACCTGGGCGCCAGCCTGCTGCCCCACTGGCGCCTGCCGGTCTATGTGCTGCTCGGCAGCCTGGTCGGCACCCACTTCCTGATCGGCGTGCCCGGCGCGCCGCTCAAGGTGCTGCTGGCGCTGATGATGCTGGTGTCGGTGGCGATGAATCGCATCAAGGGCTTCGACTGGGGCTTCATCCGCCGCGCGCCGCGGACCTGGGAGGCGGTGGCCGGCCTGACCGGCGGCCTGCTCGCGGGCACCGTCAACATCTCGGTACCGCCCCTCGCCATCTACTTCATGGCCTTGGGCCTGTCGCCGATCGCCACCATCCAGATCTTCAACCTGTGTTTCATCGTCGGCAAACTCACCCAGGCCGGCTCCCTGGCCGCCGCCGGTGAGATCCACTGGGCCGACATGCCGGGCAACCTGGCCCTGACCGTCCTGGCGGTGCTCGCCCTGCTGGTCGGCATGCGCCTGCAGGCGCGCACCTCGCCGGCCCAATACCGGCAGTGGCTGAACGTCTCGCTGGCGGTCATGGCCGTGCTCCTGCTCGGCCAGGTGGCCTGGCAGACCTTCAGCCACTGA
- the mobA gene encoding molybdenum cofactor guanylyltransferase MobA, with the protein MPTPPTSPPPAAPSPLASPVPAPTGTLAEDVPLPPGVVAGLVLAGGEGRRMGGLDKGLLLHHGIPLALHAARRLEEQVGRVVISANRHLEDYRRFGYPVVQDAQPGFNGPLAGILAALDTLATSDAPPQFLVVVPCDTPNFPADLAVCLHRALTGSGAALALAEAGGRQHYACALLRTNLAADLAAYLAGGGRSIRGWHERFATAVVPFPDPDAFANLNTAEALERVAEATKAQETRATGE; encoded by the coding sequence ATGCCTACCCCGCCTACATCCCCCCCGCCGGCCGCACCAAGTCCCCTCGCCTCCCCTGTTCCCGCCCCCACCGGCACGCTGGCGGAAGACGTGCCCCTGCCCCCGGGGGTGGTGGCCGGCTTGGTACTGGCCGGCGGCGAAGGTCGGCGCATGGGGGGCCTGGACAAAGGCCTGCTGCTGCACCACGGCATCCCCCTGGCCCTGCATGCCGCCCGGCGCCTGGAGGAGCAGGTGGGACGGGTGGTGATCAGCGCCAATCGTCACCTGGAGGACTATCGGCGCTTCGGCTACCCGGTGGTGCAAGACGCCCAACCCGGCTTCAACGGCCCCCTGGCAGGCATTCTGGCCGCCCTGGACACCTTGGCGACCAGCGATGCGCCCCCCCAATTTCTGGTGGTAGTGCCTTGCGATACTCCGAATTTTCCCGCCGATCTGGCCGTGTGCCTGCACCGGGCGCTGACCGGCAGCGGCGCAGCTCTGGCCCTGGCCGAAGCCGGTGGCCGGCAGCACTACGCCTGCGCCCTGTTGCGCACGAATCTGGCGGCGGATCTGGCGGCCTATTTGGCCGGCGGCGGCCGTTCGATACGCGGTTGGCATGAACGCTTTGCAACGGCCGTTGTCCCATTCCCCGACCCTGACGCTTTTGCCAACCTAAATACGGCCGAAGCCCTCGAACGGGTGGCCGAGGCCACAAAAGCGCAAGAAACCCGCGCCACGGGAGAATAA